The DNA sequence CAGCGAGCCGAATTACGACGCAGCTATCGCCGCACTCAAATAAGAGGTCATTAGAGAGGCGGTGCAACGCCGTCTCTCTAGTAACTGATTACTGGCGACAATAAACCCCACTCATCCCTTATCACTCCGCGCCAATGTCAATTGGCTGCTAGCCGCTCCTCCCCTTATTTTCCTCATGCTGATGTGCCCGACATTGTTATCGCGATGGCGATAGGCCAGATTTTGTTTGCTTCCCGCAAAATCTTTCTATGCTGTTGTGGTCTTAGCTTTCATTGCCAAACTGAATGGATTCCCTCATGCCACTTTCTCCTCCTAAAAAGATCGGTATTTCGGGCACAGGAATGATCGCCCACTGCCTCATCCGCCTAATCGACCGGCACTATCAGGACATGCATGTTTCTCGCGTGCTGACGCGGCGGCCGTTGAGTTCGTTCACCGACTTTCCACTCGCTGAGCGGCTCACCAATTCCATCGATCATCTCATCGACGAGGCTGACCTGATCATCGAATGCAGCGGTGATGTTTTCCACGGTACGGAAGTCATCGAGCGTGCGTTCGAAGCAGGGTTGCCAGTCGTTACGGTAAACGCCGAGCTACAGGTGACGACAGGTTCTTATCTGGCTGGGAAGGGCTTGCTCACAGAGGCAGAAGGCGACCAGCCGGGCTCGCTGGCGGCGTTGCATGAAGAAGCCTTGATGATGGGTTTCAAGCCGCTGGTATACGGCAACATGAAGGGCTATCTGAATCACGATCCGACACTGGAAGACATGATGTTCTGGTCGAAGCGCCAAGGCATCAGCATCGACCAGACGACGTCCTTTACCGATGGCACCAAGGTACAGATCGAGCAGGTGATCGTAGGGAACGGCTTGGGCGCAAGCATTACCAAACAGGGCCTGGGCGGAATGGCTTCGACCAACCTGACCGAAACCGGCAACGTGCTGGGCATGATGGCTGATCGTCTCGGCCAACCCTTCGTTGACTACGTGATCCCTTCCGGATACTCGGCCGGGGGTGTGTTTCTGGTCTGCCGACATGACGATAACCAACAGGCTGCCCTCGAATACTTCAAGCTCGGGCCGGGTCCTTATTACACCTTGGTGCGCCCGTTCCACCTGTGCTCACTCGAGGTTGGCAAAACCGTACGCCGTGTGCTCAATGGCGGTGGCGCGCTGCTGAACAATTCAACTACACCGACGCTCGGTGTGGCTGCAATTGCCAAGCGCACGATGCGCCCGGGTGAGCTGATCGAGCGCGGCATTGGCGGTTTCCAGTTCCGTGGCGAGGCGGTGAAGCTCGACGAGAATCCCCATCACGTGCCGATTGGACTATTGCGCAAGACAGTGCTCAAGCGTGCGATCGAGCCGGGCCAGTTGATCACGTTCGATGATGTCGACATTCTGCCGAGCCGTGCGCTGGATATCGTCATGCGGCAGCGTGCGGAACGCATCGCCAGGAGCAAGCAAACATCAGGAGCGAGCCGGGAACCAGGCGGGATGGTAGCGACAGGCAGCTGAACGTTGCTGTAAGAAGAGAAGGCCGCGAATGCGGCCTTCTTTATATAAAGAAAAGGATTACTGCTGGATCAATCCTTGCGGTAAGTCAG is a window from the Pseudomonas sp. MTM4 genome containing:
- a CDS encoding NAD(P)-dependent oxidoreductase; this encodes MIAHCLIRLIDRHYQDMHVSRVLTRRPLSSFTDFPLAERLTNSIDHLIDEADLIIECSGDVFHGTEVIERAFEAGLPVVTVNAELQVTTGSYLAGKGLLTEAEGDQPGSLAALHEEALMMGFKPLVYGNMKGYLNHDPTLEDMMFWSKRQGISIDQTTSFTDGTKVQIEQVIVGNGLGASITKQGLGGMASTNLTETGNVLGMMADRLGQPFVDYVIPSGYSAGGVFLVCRHDDNQQAALEYFKLGPGPYYTLVRPFHLCSLEVGKTVRRVLNGGGALLNNSTTPTLGVAAIAKRTMRPGELIERGIGGFQFRGEAVKLDENPHHVPIGLLRKTVLKRAIEPGQLITFDDVDILPSRALDIVMRQRAERIARSKQTSGASREPGGMVATGS